The Theropithecus gelada isolate Dixy chromosome 11, Tgel_1.0, whole genome shotgun sequence genome includes a region encoding these proteins:
- the DNAJC22 gene encoding dnaJ homolog subfamily C member 22: protein MAKGLLVTYALWAVGGPAGLHHLYLGRDSHALLWMLTLGGGGLGWLWEFWKLPSFVAQANRAQGQRQSPRGVTPPLSPIRFAAQVIVGIYFGLVALISLSSMVNFYIVALPLAVGLGVLLVAAVGNQTSDFKNTLVAAFLTSPIFYGRPIAILPISVAASITAQKHRRYKALVMSEPFSVRLYRLGLAYLAFTGPLAYSALCNTAATLSYVAETLGSFLNWFSFFPLLGRLMEFVLLLPYRIWRLLMGDTGFNSSYFQEWEKLYEFVHSFQDEKRQLAYQVLGLSEGATNEEIHRSYRELVKVWHPDHNLDQTEEAQRHFLEIQAAYEVLSQPRKPRGSRR from the exons ATGGCCAAGGGGCTCCTGGTGACCTATGCCCTCTGGGCTGTGGGGGGCCCTGCTGGGCTTCACCACCTGTACCTGGGAAGGGACAGCCACGCCCTGCTCTGGATGCTGACCCTGGGGGGAGGTGGGCTGGGCTGGCTCTGGGAGTTCTGGAAGCTCCCAAGCTTTGTAGCTCAGGCCAACAGAGCCcaggggcagaggcagagcccCAGAGGGGTGACACCCCCTCTGAGTCCCATTCGCTTTGCTGCCCAGGTGATCGTTGGCATCTATTTTGGCCTTGTGGCACTGATTAGCCTTTCATCCATGGTCAACTTCTATATTGTGGCCCTCCCACTGGCAGTTGGCTTAGGGGTCTTGCTGGTGGCTGCGGTTGGCAATCAGACCTCAGACTTTAAGAACACTCTGGTGGCAGCATTTCTCACTTCACCTATATTCTATGGCCGCCCCATAGCCATACTGCCCATTAGTGTGGCCGCCAGCATTACAGCTCAGAAGCATCGCCGCTACAAAGCTTTAGTGATGTCAGAGCCGTTCAGTGTGCGGCTCTACCGGCTGGGCTTGGCTTACCTTGCTTTCACAGGCCCACTGGCATACAGTGCCCTCTGCAACACAGCTGCCACCCTCAGCTATGTGGCAGAAACCCTTGGCTCCTTCTTGAATTGGTTCAGCTTCTTCCCCCTTCTTGGCCGCCTCATGGAGTTTGTCCTCCTTCTGCCTTACCGGATCTGGAGGCTACTGATGGGAGATACTGGCTTCAACAGCAGCTACTTCCAGGAGTGGGAGAAGCTCTATGAATTTGTTCACAGTTTTCAGGATGAGAAGCGTCAGCTGGCTTACCAG GTTTTGGGCCTCTCAGAAGGGgcaacaaatgaagaaatacatcGGAGTTACCGGGAACTAGTGAAGGTCTGGCACCCAGACCACAACCTGGACCAGACAGAGGAGGCACAGAGGCACTTCCTGGAGATCCAGGCTGCGTATGAAGTCCTGAGTCAACCCAGGAAGCCCAGGGGATCCCGGAGGTGA